The Fusarium keratoplasticum isolate Fu6.1 chromosome 8, whole genome shotgun sequence genome includes a region encoding these proteins:
- a CDS encoding RNA polymerase II holoenzyme cyclin-like subunit, whose amino-acid sequence MSANYWESTQRRFWQFTKDQLVTMRQKLEDDNAELVRMFPLPQQRHLNIYFNQQLIRLAKRLTIRQQSMATAQVYMKRFYSKVEIRRTNPYLVIATAIYLACKMEESPQHIRLIVTEARQMWGDLVAIDTSKLGECEFFMISEMRSQLIVHQPYRSISALRSELSLVEDEVQLARSVINDHYMTDLPLLYAPHIIALVAILLALVLRPNNSAPGQSSGSAAAAGLAAAQQALLRAQGQSSQTGFSDASPAEPKEKQQQARVSRVQRFAAWLVESNVEIASMVDATQEIISFYECYEQYNDKLTREQINRFVKARGLDK is encoded by the exons ATGTCGGCCAACTACTGGGAGTCGACGCAACGTCGCTTCTGGCAGTTCACCAAGGATCAGCTGGTAACGATGCGACAGAAACTCGAAGACGACAACGCCGAACTCGTCCGCATGTTCCCGCTCCCGCAGCAGCGCCATCTAAACATCTACTTTAATCAAC AGTTGATACGGTTAGCAAAGCGCCTCACGATCCGACAGCAGTCCATGGCCACGGCCCAAGTCTACATGAAGCGATTCTATTCGAAAGTCGAGATCCGCCGAACGAACCCATACCTTGTCATCGCGACCGCTATTTATCTGGCATGCAAGATGGAGGAGTCGCCTCAGCACATCAGGTTGATCGTGACTGAGGCCCGGCAGATGTGGGGAgacctcgtcgccatcgACACGTCCAAGCTGGGCGAGTGCGAGTTCTTTATGATCAGCGAGATGCGGTCGCAGCTCATTGTGCACCAGCCGTACCGGAGCATCAGCGCTCTGCGATCTGAGCTGTCGCTggtggaggacgaggttCAGCTGGCCCGGTCAGTCATTAACGACCACTACATGACTGACCTACCCCTTTTATACGCTCCGCATATTATTGCACTGGTGGCTATCCTGCTGGCTCTGGTGCTTCGACCTAATAATTCGGCACCTGGACAAAGCTCTGGCTCTGCGGCTGCCGCGGGTCTCGCGGCCGCTCAGCAAGCGCTGTTGCGAGCCCAGGGACAGTCCTCACAGACTGGATTCTCGGATGCTAGCCCTGCAGAGCCCAaagagaagcagcagcaggctaGAGTCTCGCGTGTGCAGAGGTTCGCGGCCTGGCTGGTCGAGAGCAACGTAGAGATCGCGTCCATGGTGGACGCCACGCAGGAGATCATTTCCTTTTACGAATGCTACGAGCAATATAACGACAAGCTCACACGGGAGCAAATCAACCGGTTTGTGAAGGCTCGGGGTTTGGATAAGTAA
- a CDS encoding DUF4097 domain-containing protein — protein MPAPYSDNLYSADDESEALSPTDGYFHASSASSRPRPLVPNILVEDPTLASRESKAWEAERERRLLNSDAGASSSDHQESRPMASASIQHEAPPAYSPSSTNYSTFSPMGQAQEQYPRVEEQQPLLSHGPESMSSPPDEEPSRWRRLKTSVAKTNLRRKFRTILGTFVILSVVIILLGLFFDDSSDWEPPDYINDGPIGSHGEFTWNPSRICLDTPHNFPKTTTALRFDRTSNLEIVQTVQRDHGHRGARPHVSGEVILQPAKDSSSAAIELQVISNDKNLGVHVHFDEKTQLFKMITPDTIDWDSSQAPCIQIRATIWVPQKSIINALKINTIHLNVDVQAGFDLQVLKSTVIRSAIGHINTPAVAPKKAAVPYTLSSREINIHTASGKVKGWYPLYDLLDIDTVSGDITVNVGPKPAEGEKPASLRVHSASGQIEVHEPLSQPKDSLPPRDYVVNVGTASGDITAEVAASSHARFESQSGDFKLRILPVLERSTSPALETDTKSGTSQVTILEPLWITAIGDETPALSALKSKHNSISGTIKLQYPSSWEGHVFAQTVSGSQDIRGRGLEVTHEGGPFARRTRGRKGDGNSQMDVSSVSGDEDVLVGEE, from the exons ATGCCCGCCCCATACTCTGACAACCTCTACTcggccgacgacgagtccGAGGCCCTGTCGCCTACTGATGGTTACTTCCACGCGTCGTCGGCGTCATCACGTCCGCGGCCCCTAGTGCCGAATATCCTCGTAGAGGATCCTACCCTTGCGAGCCGCGAGTCCAAGGCGTGGGAggcagagagggagagacggtTATTAAACAGCGATGCCGGCGCATCTTCCAGTGACCATCAGGAGAGCAGACCTATGGCTTCGGCTTCGATTCAGCACGAGGCTCCTCCTGCTTACTCGCCTTCTTCGACAAATTACTCGACGTTTTCACCAATGGGTCAAGCGCAGGAGCAGTATCCTCGGGTAGAGGAGCAACAGCCTCTTTTGTCTCATGGGCCCGAGTCCATGAGCAGTCCTCCCGATGAGGAACCATCACGCTGGAGACGACTGAAGACGTCTgtcgccaagaccaacctGCGGAGAAAGTTTAGAACCATTCTTGGCACTTTTGTCATTTTATCCGTCGTCATCATACTGCTTGGTCTTTTCTTTGATGACTCTTCTGAT TGGGAACCTCCCGACTACATCAACGATGGCCCTATTGGGAGTCACGGCGAGTTCACATGGAATCCCTCACGGATATGCCTCGACACTCCACACAACTTTCCAAAGACCACGACGGCCTTGAGATTTGACCGTACGAGTAACCTCGAGATTGTACAGACGGTTCAAAGGGATCATGGCCATAGAGGCGCAAGACCTCACGTCTCTGGAGAAGTCATCCTGCAACCTGCAAAGGATAGCTCGTCTGCGGCCATTGAGCTGCAGGTCATCTCCAACGACAAGAATCTTGGAGTTCATGTCCactttgatgagaagacgCAGCTGTTCAAGATGATCACGCCGGATACGATAGACTGGGACTCGAGTCAAGCACCCTGCATCCAGATCCGAGCAACTATCTGGGTGCCTCAGAAGTCTATCATCAATGCCCTCAAGATCAATACTATTCATCTCAACGTCGACGTCCAGGCAGGCTTTGACTTGCAGGTCCTGAAGAGCACTGTTATCCGCAGCGCTATTGGACACATCAACACGCCAGCCGTGGCTCCCAAGAAAGCAGCAGTGCCTTATACGCTGTCATCCCGCGAGATCAACATCCACACAGCCAGCGGAAAAGTCAAGGGGTGGTATCCGCTATACGACCTCCTAGACATTGACACCGTCTCGGGCGACATCACTGTAAATGTCGGACCCAAGCCAGCAGAGGGTGAAAAGCCAGCTTCACTCCGCGTGCACTCTGCTTCTGGACAAATCGAGGTTCACGAGCCTTTGAGTCAGCCCAAGGATTCACTCCCGCCTCGGGATTACGTCGTCAACGTCGGCACGGCATCTGGAGACATCACAGCCGAGGTAGCAGCAAGTTCCCACGCAAGATTCGAGTCCCAATCGGGAGACTTCAAACTCCGCATCCTACCGGTCCTAGAACGGTCAACAAGCCCAGCCTTAGAAACAGACACAAAGAGCGGAACCTCTCAAGTAACCATACTAGAGCCCCTCTGGATAACCGCCATTGGCGATGAGACACCGGCCTTGTCAGCCCTAAAGTCCAAGCACAACTCCATCAGCGGAACCATCAAGCTCCAGTACCCATCGTCGTGGGAGGGCCACGTCTTTGCGCAGACGGTCTCGGGGTCGCAAGACATCCGCGGGCGAGGGTTGGAGGTGACGCACGAGGGCGGGCCGTTTGCTCGACGCACCCGGGGACGCAAGGGAGATGGGAACTCGCAGATGGATGTGAGTAGCGTGTCTGGGGACGAGGATGTCTTGGTGGGTGAAGAGTGA